One stretch of Glycine soja cultivar W05 chromosome 7, ASM419377v2, whole genome shotgun sequence DNA includes these proteins:
- the LOC114420695 gene encoding uncharacterized protein LOC114420695: MDLKENCTYVMHNFRVNKNDGQYRVCDHAYKLTFIGVTVVRQCELDGLPFKKYRFVEFCDVIVGQLQPGLLVDIIGVVDEVVFRHVSLRSKKVVFKLMELSNQLLSCTLRDDYCLQFLEYLDEHESESPIIVLLTNARIKEGQGSYPSSVSNSLKASKLAINQQVAPIQEFNQSMYRLLELGIETCSKIKVTMLGSNDPAQHASQSMSMTADHDPLIGLSLTSTKRQPSDECDDEARSSQISPAQLSSNKLGKHEQIE; the protein is encoded by the exons ATGGACTTGAAGGAAAATTGCACTTATGTCATGCACAATTTTAGGGTCAACAAGAATGATGGGCAATACAGAGTTTGTGATCATGCATATAAATTGACATTTATTGGAGTTACCGTTGTTAGGCAGTGTGAATTGGATGGtcttccttttaaaaaatatagatttgtaGAATTTTGCGATGTCATTGTTGGCCAGTTACAACCTGGCCTATTGGTTG ACATCATTGGTGTGGTTGATGAGGTTGTCTTTCGCCATGTTTCATTGAGAAGTAAAAAGGTTGTTTTTAAACTTATGGAGTTGAG taaccaattgttgtcttgcaCTTTACGGGACGATTATTGCCTTCAATTTTTGGAATATTTAGATGAGCATGAGAGTGAAAGCCCCATTATTGTGTTGTTGACCAATGCCAGAATTAAGGAAGGCCAGG GATCCTATCCATCCTCAGTTAGCAATTCTTTGAAGGCTTCTAAGTTGGCTATTAATCAGCAAGTGGCACCAATCCAAGAATTCAATCAGAG TATGTATAGGCTTTTAGAATTGGGCATTGAG ACATGTTCAAAGATTAAAGTTACAATGCTTGGCTCCAATGATCCTGCCCAACATGCATCT CAATCCATGTCTATGACAGCAGACCATGATCCACTTATTGGGCTCTCCTTGACATCGACAAAGCGACAACCATCTGATGAATGTGACGATGAAGCAAGAAGCTCCCAGATTTCACCTGCTCAGCTATCGTCCAACAAATTAGGGAAACATGAGCAAATCGAATAG